A stretch of Methylogaea oryzae DNA encodes these proteins:
- the dcd gene encoding dCTP deaminase yields the protein MGIKSDRWIRRMAQEHGMIAPFEPQQVRNAEQGRVISFGTSSYGYDVRCSDEFKIFTNINSAIVDPKNFDESSFVDVKSDVCIIPPNSFALARTVEYFRIPRDVLTICLGKSTYARCGIIVNVTPLEPEWEGHVTLEFSNTTNLPAKIYANEGVAQVLFIGADEVCETSYRDRGGKYQGQTGVTLPKA from the coding sequence ATGGGCATCAAATCGGATCGCTGGATTCGCCGCATGGCGCAGGAACACGGCATGATCGCGCCGTTCGAGCCGCAGCAGGTGCGCAACGCCGAGCAGGGCAGGGTGATTTCCTTCGGCACCTCCAGCTACGGCTACGACGTGCGCTGTTCGGACGAATTCAAAATATTCACCAACATCAATTCCGCCATCGTCGACCCGAAGAACTTCGACGAAAGCAGCTTCGTCGACGTGAAGTCCGACGTGTGCATCATCCCGCCCAACTCCTTCGCCCTGGCGCGCACGGTGGAATATTTCCGCATTCCCCGCGACGTGCTCACCATCTGCCTGGGCAAGTCCACCTATGCGAGATGCGGCATCATCGTCAACGTCACGCCGCTGGAGCCGGAATGGGAAGGCCACGTGACCCTGGAGTTTTCCAACACCACCAACTTGCCGGCCAAGATCTACGCCAACGAGGGCGTGGCCCAGGTGCTGTTTATCGGCGCCGACGAGGTGTGCGAAACCTCCTACCGCGACCGCGGCGGCAAATACCAGGGGCAGACCGGCGTCACCCTGCCGAAGGCGTAG
- a CDS encoding phage virion morphogenesis protein, with protein MIGVTFDIDDRQVLAALDRLVKRGHDPKPALDDIGNLLESRVHQRFDTKTDPGGVPWEHWKPATVKRHTDKEGGSIGTLLIMSGAMEQSLSHEVRSRSVAVGFGVEYAAYHEVGTKHMERRGLLTADPEAGTLGDGDQRGVMEILRRFYSSAIE; from the coding sequence ATGATCGGCGTCACCTTCGACATTGACGATCGCCAAGTCCTGGCCGCCCTCGATCGCCTGGTCAAGCGCGGGCATGACCCTAAGCCGGCGCTGGATGATATCGGCAACCTACTGGAAAGCCGCGTCCATCAGCGGTTCGACACCAAAACCGATCCGGGCGGGGTGCCCTGGGAACACTGGAAGCCGGCGACGGTCAAGCGGCATACCGACAAGGAAGGGGGGAGCATCGGCACACTGCTGATCATGTCCGGCGCCATGGAGCAAAGCCTAAGCCATGAGGTCCGCAGCCGTAGCGTGGCGGTTGGATTCGGCGTCGAATATGCCGCGTACCATGAAGTCGGTACCAAGCACATGGAGCGGCGCGGCCTACTGACCGCCGATCCCGAAGCGGGAACACTGGGGGATGGAGACCAGCGCGGTGTGATGGAAATCCTCCGGCGCTTCTACTCCAGCGCCATCGAATAG
- a CDS encoding TraR/DksA C4-type zinc finger protein has product MDWLERAAEVEQLDRDIALAAQHERAGLDGKTAADSAEFCELPDCGAPIPDKRRQAVPGCRFCVECQERIEKYPAWGERYA; this is encoded by the coding sequence ATGGATTGGTTAGAACGGGCCGCGGAAGTTGAACAGCTGGACCGCGACATCGCCCTGGCGGCGCAACATGAACGTGCCGGACTGGACGGCAAAACGGCGGCGGATTCCGCCGAATTTTGCGAGCTGCCCGACTGCGGCGCGCCGATCCCGGATAAACGGCGCCAGGCGGTGCCTGGCTGCCGGTTTTGCGTGGAGTGCCAGGAACGGATCGAGAAATACCCGGCATGGGGGGAGAGGTACGCATGA
- a CDS encoding HD domain-containing phosphohydrolase, giving the protein MWSSGEMQTDGPNSNVPQEIIDDFMVEFHEVHQQCEETLMELERQPDNPELMRSLFRFVHTVKGNLSYVQMYDFMPLLQSVEDVLDEIRNGRMSFDDALSDVILLALDATQRLVNARVENTPPPMSTARFDEICKTIRGIVDHRAGPARDSSTQRAIRLLDPDTGLCDTPTAPAETAQATLAGGVEGILAKYGVALDDDLAFFRGLIVPLEIRSIYWVGRTERLLALALAMNDQAGCPVDPAQLAVAVFMHDIGMAFLPVEILHKRDPYTEEERWLLHSHPLVGVELLGRMPRWRPASDMVFQHHERSDGSGYPQGLGDEEICDGAKILGIVESFDARTQERAHRTLTKRPFIRAVLEINNCSGQLFSERWVQVFNDTVRTLHGPKEETLH; this is encoded by the coding sequence ATGTGGTCCAGCGGTGAAATGCAAACGGACGGCCCAAACTCCAACGTCCCGCAAGAGATCATCGACGACTTCATGGTGGAATTCCACGAAGTCCACCAACAATGCGAAGAAACGCTGATGGAGTTGGAACGCCAACCGGACAATCCGGAACTGATGCGTTCCCTGTTCCGTTTCGTGCATACGGTGAAGGGCAATTTGTCCTACGTGCAGATGTACGACTTCATGCCGCTGCTGCAAAGCGTGGAAGACGTTCTGGATGAAATCCGCAACGGCCGCATGAGCTTCGACGACGCGCTGAGCGACGTCATCCTGCTGGCGCTGGACGCCACCCAGCGGCTGGTGAACGCGCGGGTGGAAAATACGCCGCCGCCCATGTCGACCGCGCGCTTCGACGAAATCTGCAAAACCATACGCGGCATCGTCGATCACCGCGCCGGCCCCGCCCGCGACAGCAGCACCCAGCGGGCCATCCGTCTCCTGGACCCGGATACCGGACTTTGCGACACGCCGACCGCGCCCGCGGAAACCGCGCAAGCGACCCTGGCGGGGGGAGTCGAGGGCATCTTGGCGAAATACGGCGTGGCGCTGGACGACGACCTGGCGTTTTTCCGCGGCCTGATCGTGCCCTTGGAAATCCGCTCCATCTATTGGGTCGGGCGCACCGAGCGCCTGCTGGCGCTGGCTTTAGCCATGAACGATCAGGCCGGGTGTCCGGTCGACCCGGCGCAGTTGGCCGTGGCGGTATTCATGCACGATATCGGCATGGCGTTTTTGCCCGTGGAAATTCTCCACAAGCGCGACCCCTATACGGAAGAAGAGCGCTGGCTGCTGCATTCCCATCCGTTGGTGGGGGTGGAGCTGCTGGGCCGCATGCCGCGCTGGCGCCCCGCCTCGGACATGGTCTTCCAACACCACGAGCGCAGCGACGGCAGCGGTTATCCGCAAGGGCTCGGGGACGAGGAGATTTGCGATGGCGCCAAAATACTCGGCATCGTCGAATCGTTCGACGCCAGAACCCAGGAACGCGCTCACCGCACCTTAACCAAACGCCCCTTCATCCGCGCCGTGCTGGAAATCAACAATTGCTCGGGGCAATTGTTTTCGGAGCGCTGGGTTCAGGTGTTCAACGACACCGTACGCACCCTGCACGGGCCGAAAGAGGAAACCCTGCACTGA
- a CDS encoding dicarboxylate/amino acid:cation symporter, producing MLKKLCGQLYLQVLLAVALGVSLGCLWPEAAVKLKPLGDAFVKLVKMLIGPIIFATVAVGIARVGEVRGVGRVGAKALLYFELVSTLALGIGLLVVNVVRPGAGLNADPASLDAASVAGYASGAKSLDAVEFLLNIIPSSVVDAFAKGEILQVLLFAVLFGLALAGMQERGAAVVQWLEQANDALFGVVGMIMRLAPAGAFGAMAFTIGKYGLAAVLSLGKLMASVYLTCILFVALVLGTIARLHGFSLWRLLAHIQEEILIVLGTSSSESALPRLMAKLESFGCRREVVGLVVPTGYSFNLDGTSIYLTMAALFIAQATNTPLDLAQQLALLAVLMLTSKGAAAVTGGGFIVLAATLSSTGTVPVAGLALLLGVDRFMSEARAITNLIGNAVATVVVAKWEGAFHNPPEP from the coding sequence ATGCTGAAAAAACTCTGCGGCCAGCTGTACCTGCAAGTGCTGCTGGCGGTGGCGCTGGGCGTGTCGCTGGGCTGTCTATGGCCGGAGGCGGCCGTCAAGCTTAAGCCCTTGGGCGACGCCTTCGTCAAGCTGGTGAAGATGCTCATCGGCCCCATCATCTTCGCCACGGTGGCGGTGGGCATCGCCCGCGTCGGCGAAGTGCGCGGCGTGGGGCGGGTCGGCGCCAAGGCATTGTTATATTTCGAATTGGTTTCCACCCTGGCGTTGGGCATCGGCTTGCTGGTGGTCAACGTCGTCAGGCCCGGCGCCGGACTCAATGCCGATCCGGCCAGCCTGGACGCGGCGTCCGTCGCCGGCTACGCCAGCGGCGCCAAGTCGCTGGATGCGGTGGAATTCCTGCTTAACATCATTCCGTCCAGCGTGGTGGACGCTTTCGCCAAGGGCGAAATCCTCCAGGTGCTGCTGTTCGCCGTGCTGTTCGGCTTGGCCCTGGCCGGCATGCAGGAGCGCGGCGCGGCGGTGGTGCAGTGGCTGGAGCAGGCCAACGACGCCTTGTTCGGCGTGGTGGGCATGATCATGCGGCTGGCGCCCGCCGGCGCATTCGGCGCCATGGCCTTCACCATCGGCAAATACGGCCTGGCGGCGGTGTTGTCCCTGGGCAAGCTGATGGCGTCGGTTTACCTCACCTGCATCCTGTTCGTGGCGCTGGTGCTGGGTACCATTGCCCGCTTGCACGGCTTCAGCCTGTGGCGACTGCTCGCGCACATTCAGGAGGAAATCCTCATCGTGCTGGGCACTTCCTCCTCGGAATCGGCTCTGCCGCGCTTGATGGCCAAGCTGGAGAGCTTCGGCTGCCGGCGCGAGGTGGTGGGGCTGGTGGTGCCCACCGGCTATTCCTTCAACCTGGACGGCACGTCCATTTACCTGACCATGGCGGCGCTGTTCATCGCCCAGGCCACCAACACGCCGCTGGACCTGGCCCAGCAGCTGGCCCTGCTGGCGGTGTTGATGCTCACTTCCAAAGGCGCGGCGGCGGTGACCGGCGGCGGCTTCATCGTGCTGGCGGCCACTTTGTCCTCCACCGGCACGGTGCCGGTGGCTGGCCTTGCCCTGTTGCTGGGCGTCGATCGCTTCATGTCGGAAGCTCGCGCCATCACCAATCTCATCGGCAACGCGGTGGCGACGGTGGTGGTGGCGAAATGGGAAGGCGCGTTCCATAATCCGCCCGAACCTTAG
- a CDS encoding DUF3486 family protein, translating to MAPRSKVKQLPAAVLAWLESALVEGNFAGYEALEAELKKRGFQISRSAIHRHGQAMERRLAAVRASTDAARLIAEAAPDDADQRSAAVISLVQTDIFNVLLMLQEAETANPEERLLLMGKAAKGIADLSRASLSQKKHEQDIRRQVAAEAAEKVEKIAKRGGMSRETVEAIKAEILGVARA from the coding sequence ATGGCGCCGCGCTCCAAAGTGAAACAGCTGCCGGCGGCCGTTTTGGCCTGGCTGGAATCTGCACTAGTGGAAGGCAATTTCGCCGGCTACGAGGCGCTGGAAGCCGAGTTGAAAAAGCGCGGCTTCCAGATCAGCCGGTCCGCTATCCACCGCCACGGCCAGGCCATGGAGAGGCGCCTGGCGGCGGTGCGCGCCAGCACCGATGCGGCGCGGTTGATTGCCGAGGCGGCGCCGGACGATGCTGACCAGCGCAGTGCTGCGGTCATCAGTCTGGTGCAGACCGATATCTTCAACGTGTTGCTGATGTTGCAAGAGGCGGAAACGGCTAACCCCGAGGAGCGACTGTTGCTGATGGGCAAGGCGGCCAAAGGTATAGCCGATCTGTCGCGGGCCAGTTTGAGCCAGAAGAAGCATGAGCAGGACATCCGCCGGCAGGTGGCGGCCGAAGCCGCCGAGAAGGTAGAGAAGATCGCCAAGCGCGGCGGCATGAGCCGCGAGACGGTGGAAGCCATCAAGGCGGAAATCCTCGGGGTGGCGCGTGCTTGA
- a CDS encoding DUF5675 family protein gives MELRLLRKTGTDASTVGELYVDGQFQCYTLEPVVRPLKIQGRTAIPAGRYQVIVNFSQRFQRDLPLLLDVPDFDGIRIHTGNTAKDTEGCILVGQSKAENYIGASRAAFAELFPKLQAALAAGQAVHIDIVAA, from the coding sequence ATGGAGTTGAGGCTGTTGCGCAAGACTGGCACCGACGCAAGCACCGTCGGCGAGTTATACGTGGATGGGCAATTTCAGTGCTACACGCTGGAGCCCGTGGTGCGGCCGCTGAAGATCCAAGGCCGGACCGCCATTCCCGCCGGCCGCTATCAGGTCATCGTCAATTTTTCCCAGCGCTTCCAGCGCGATCTGCCTTTGCTGCTGGATGTGCCCGATTTCGACGGCATTCGTATCCACACCGGCAATACCGCCAAGGACACGGAAGGCTGCATCCTGGTGGGGCAGAGCAAGGCCGAGAATTACATCGGTGCAAGCCGCGCCGCGTTTGCCGAGCTGTTTCCCAAGCTGCAAGCGGCCTTGGCGGCCGGCCAAGCCGTGCATATCGATATCGTTGCGGCTTAA
- a CDS encoding transglycosylase SLT domain-containing protein — translation MFGYSDYDRWDIASWLLALLLLCLASCAPEPVAAADTIPRAAIRYRGDLVRQAHLVWGLEAPVADFAGQIHQESAWRPEAESKFAGGLAQFTPDTARWICGAYPAITLSPGPSTEDAKRCDVFNPTWAVRALVTYDKHLWDRISARDACDRMAMALSAYNGGLGWLNRDVRAASSKGLDPLIWWDGVALANAGRAAWAIRENRDYPQKILRRWSPLYAAGGWGRSVCS, via the coding sequence GTGTTCGGCTACAGCGACTACGATCGGTGGGACATCGCCAGCTGGCTGTTGGCGCTGTTGTTGTTATGCCTGGCAAGTTGTGCGCCGGAGCCCGTTGCGGCAGCCGATACCATTCCCCGTGCTGCCATCCGCTATCGCGGCGATTTGGTACGCCAGGCCCATCTGGTGTGGGGCCTGGAGGCGCCAGTGGCGGATTTCGCGGGGCAGATTCACCAGGAGAGCGCGTGGCGGCCGGAGGCCGAGTCAAAGTTCGCCGGCGGCCTGGCGCAGTTTACGCCGGACACGGCACGGTGGATTTGTGGCGCGTACCCGGCGATCACCCTCTCCCCCGGCCCTTCAACCGAGGACGCCAAGCGCTGCGACGTGTTCAACCCCACCTGGGCCGTCCGCGCCCTGGTGACCTACGACAAACACCTGTGGGACCGGATCAGCGCCCGCGATGCGTGCGATCGCATGGCGATGGCGCTGTCGGCCTACAACGGCGGTCTCGGCTGGCTCAACCGCGACGTCCGGGCAGCATCGAGTAAGGGGCTCGATCCGCTGATCTGGTGGGACGGTGTCGCCCTGGCGAATGCCGGGCGCGCCGCCTGGGCCATCCGAGAAAACCGCGATTACCCGCAAAAAATCCTCCGCCGCTGGTCGCCGTTGTATGCGGCCGGCGGTTGGGGGCGTTCGGTTTGTTCCTGA
- the apbC gene encoding iron-sulfur cluster carrier protein ApbC, whose product MSQISQTDIETVLQAHIDPYTGQDLMASKAVKGIAVDDGKVSIHLVLGYPAAGYRERLATELRDKIAAATGATAVELKVETKIVSHAVQKNLKPLQGVKNIIAVASGKGGVGKSTTAVNLALALAAEGARVGMLDADIYGPSQPQMLGLSGTLESPDGKNMLPKEAFGIKANSIGLLIDEDTPMIWRGPMVTGALQQLLNNTLWGELDYLVIDLPPGTGDIQLTLCQQIPVSGALIVTTPQDIALLDAQKGLKMFEKVEVAVLGVVENMSVHICSHCGHAEHIFGAGGGEKMAHKYGVELLGALPLDVKIRENADGGHPTVVAEPDGAAAQMYREIARKTAGRLAMRAKDFSARFPTIIVENN is encoded by the coding sequence ATGAGCCAGATTAGCCAAACCGACATCGAAACCGTACTGCAAGCCCATATCGACCCTTACACCGGCCAGGACTTGATGGCGTCCAAGGCGGTGAAAGGCATCGCCGTCGACGACGGCAAAGTGTCCATCCACCTGGTGCTGGGGTATCCCGCCGCTGGTTATCGCGAGCGGTTGGCCACCGAGCTGCGCGATAAGATTGCCGCCGCCACCGGCGCGACGGCGGTGGAGCTGAAGGTGGAGACAAAAATCGTTTCCCACGCCGTGCAGAAAAACCTCAAGCCTTTGCAAGGGGTGAAAAACATCATTGCGGTCGCTTCCGGCAAGGGCGGGGTGGGCAAGAGCACCACCGCGGTCAACTTGGCCCTGGCCCTGGCCGCCGAAGGGGCGCGAGTGGGCATGCTGGATGCCGACATCTACGGTCCCAGCCAGCCGCAGATGCTGGGCTTGTCCGGCACGCTGGAAAGTCCCGACGGCAAGAACATGCTGCCCAAGGAGGCTTTCGGCATCAAGGCCAACTCCATCGGCCTGCTGATCGACGAAGATACCCCCATGATCTGGCGCGGGCCGATGGTGACCGGCGCCTTGCAGCAGCTGCTCAACAATACCCTGTGGGGCGAGCTGGATTACCTGGTCATCGACTTGCCGCCCGGCACCGGCGACATCCAGCTGACCCTGTGCCAGCAGATTCCCGTCAGCGGCGCCCTCATCGTCACAACGCCCCAGGACATCGCTTTGCTGGACGCGCAGAAAGGCCTGAAAATGTTCGAGAAGGTGGAAGTGGCGGTGCTGGGCGTGGTGGAGAACATGAGCGTACACATCTGCTCCCACTGCGGCCACGCCGAACACATTTTCGGCGCCGGCGGCGGCGAGAAAATGGCCCATAAATACGGCGTGGAATTGTTGGGCGCGTTGCCTTTGGACGTAAAAATCCGCGAAAACGCCGACGGCGGCCACCCCACCGTGGTGGCCGAGCCGGACGGCGCGGCGGCGCAGATGTACCGGGAAATCGCCCGCAAAACCGCCGGCCGTCTCGCCATGCGCGCCAAGGATTTCAGCGCGCGCTTCCCCACGATTATCGTAGAGAACAATTGA
- the prmC gene encoding peptide chain release factor N(5)-glutamine methyltransferase — protein MSAQPVIKTLLFEASERLAPTSDSPRADAEILLAHVLGKGRTYLFAWPEKQLEPEQESLFLDLIARRQTGEPIAYLTGTREFWSREFLITPDVLIPRPETELLVELALDRIPQDQACVVADLGAGSGAIAVTVALERPKARVWASDISGAALAVAKANAERQGARNVEFVLSDWLDGLPPLPYDLIVSNPPYIAEHDPHLAEGDLRFEPTGALASGPDGLDAIRRIAADARGRLKPGGALLLEHGYDQAEAVQALLCGLGYRDVASHRDLLGHGRVTLGLLPPSP, from the coding sequence ATGAGCGCTCAGCCCGTCATCAAAACGCTGTTGTTCGAAGCCTCCGAAAGGCTGGCGCCAACCTCCGATTCACCCCGCGCCGATGCGGAAATCCTGCTGGCGCACGTGCTGGGCAAGGGCCGCACCTACCTGTTCGCCTGGCCGGAAAAACAACTGGAGCCGGAGCAGGAAAGCCTGTTTCTCGACCTTATCGCCCGCCGCCAGACCGGCGAACCCATCGCCTATCTCACCGGCACGCGCGAGTTCTGGTCGCGGGAGTTTTTAATAACTCCGGACGTGCTGATACCGCGGCCGGAAACGGAGCTGCTGGTGGAACTGGCGCTGGATCGCATCCCGCAGGACCAAGCTTGCGTGGTGGCCGACCTGGGCGCCGGCAGCGGCGCCATCGCCGTCACCGTGGCCCTGGAACGGCCCAAGGCCAGGGTGTGGGCCAGCGACATCAGTGGAGCGGCGCTGGCGGTGGCGAAGGCTAACGCCGAGCGGCAGGGCGCGCGCAACGTGGAATTCGTCCTGAGCGACTGGCTGGACGGCTTGCCGCCGCTGCCATACGACCTGATCGTCAGCAACCCGCCTTACATCGCCGAGCACGACCCGCACCTGGCCGAGGGCGATTTGCGCTTCGAACCAACCGGCGCCTTGGCCTCAGGGCCGGACGGCCTGGACGCCATCCGCCGCATCGCCGCCGATGCGCGCGGTCGCCTCAAGCCGGGCGGGGCGCTGCTGTTGGAGCACGGCTACGATCAAGCCGAAGCGGTGCAAGCGCTGCTGTGCGGCCTCGGCTATCGGGATGTGGCCTCGCACCGGGATTTGTTGGGCCATGGGCGAGTGACCCTGGGGTTGCTGCCGCCCTCTCCCTAG
- a CDS encoding DUF935 domain-containing protein, whose product MDYVQLKSGVIVSEAEFAEIAGSRRPSGEEIAGIGGGRDITRGYVDALPILPPTDTVLQSRGGGDYKLYEDLLRDDQVKTCLAQRKLALVSKEWKVEPATSGRRDKKAADALKAVLDRLAWDEMSQKMLAGIFYGHSVAEILWGTDGAETTIEAIKVRKQRRFGFSPQGELKLITSANAMGEVMPDRKFWTFATGADDDDEPYGLGLAHWLYWPVFFKRNGIKFWLTFLEKFAAPTVVGKYPSTATPGEKDALLQAAAAVQRDAAIRIPESMQIELIEAARSGTVDYVALCDRMDNAIAKVILGHTASTQSTPGKWGAEHLAQDVREDIIKADADLICGSFNLQVARWFTEYNDPQANPPRVWRDCEAQEDLKARADRDKVIFDMGFKPTAKYITDTYSGEWEEKTAPPPNVGAQPNGAPAEGQPAPAFAEHHCPHCYGEGDPPDALDALRDLAQDGWQPVMQPITHPLVAALDASIAAGKTLAQFQAELPALLGNMDISKLTESLAQAGFMARAAGDAGMDINT is encoded by the coding sequence ATGGATTACGTGCAGTTGAAAAGTGGGGTGATCGTTTCGGAGGCGGAGTTTGCCGAGATCGCCGGCAGCCGGCGTCCGAGCGGCGAGGAAATCGCCGGCATTGGCGGCGGGCGCGATATCACCCGCGGCTATGTCGATGCGTTGCCGATCCTACCGCCGACCGATACGGTGCTGCAATCCCGCGGCGGCGGTGATTACAAGCTGTACGAAGACCTGCTGCGCGACGATCAAGTCAAGACCTGCCTCGCCCAGCGCAAGCTGGCGCTGGTGTCCAAGGAATGGAAGGTGGAGCCGGCCACGTCCGGCCGGCGCGACAAGAAGGCGGCCGACGCCTTGAAAGCGGTGCTGGATCGCCTGGCCTGGGACGAGATGAGCCAAAAGATGCTGGCGGGGATTTTTTACGGCCACTCGGTGGCGGAAATCCTGTGGGGCACGGACGGGGCGGAAACGACCATCGAGGCCATCAAGGTGCGCAAGCAAAGGCGTTTCGGGTTTTCGCCCCAGGGCGAGCTGAAGCTGATCACCAGCGCCAACGCCATGGGCGAGGTGATGCCGGACCGCAAGTTCTGGACCTTTGCCACCGGGGCCGATGACGACGACGAGCCCTATGGCCTGGGCCTGGCCCATTGGCTGTACTGGCCGGTGTTTTTCAAGCGCAACGGCATCAAGTTCTGGCTGACGTTTTTGGAAAAATTCGCTGCGCCTACAGTGGTCGGGAAGTATCCATCTACCGCAACCCCCGGGGAGAAGGATGCGCTGCTGCAAGCCGCCGCGGCCGTGCAGCGGGATGCTGCTATCCGCATCCCGGAGTCCATGCAGATCGAGCTGATCGAGGCGGCGCGCTCCGGCACGGTGGACTATGTGGCGCTATGCGACCGCATGGACAACGCGATCGCCAAGGTTATCCTGGGCCACACCGCCAGCACGCAATCCACACCAGGTAAATGGGGTGCTGAGCATTTGGCACAGGATGTCCGGGAAGACATCATCAAGGCCGATGCGGACCTGATTTGCGGCAGTTTCAATCTGCAGGTGGCTCGCTGGTTTACCGAATACAACGATCCGCAGGCTAATCCGCCGCGCGTTTGGCGCGACTGCGAGGCGCAGGAAGACCTGAAGGCGCGGGCGGATCGCGACAAGGTGATTTTCGACATGGGTTTCAAGCCCACGGCAAAGTACATCACCGATACATACAGCGGCGAATGGGAGGAGAAAACTGCGCCGCCGCCGAATGTCGGAGCCCAGCCAAACGGCGCGCCCGCCGAGGGCCAGCCGGCGCCGGCGTTCGCCGAACACCATTGCCCCCATTGCTACGGCGAAGGCGACCCGCCCGACGCCCTGGACGCCCTGCGCGACCTGGCGCAGGACGGTTGGCAGCCGGTCATGCAGCCGATTACCCATCCGCTGGTAGCGGCGCTGGATGCATCGATTGCGGCCGGCAAGACGTTGGCGCAATTCCAGGCCGAGCTGCCGGCGCTGCTGGGAAACATGGACATTTCGAAGCTGACGGAAAGTTTGGCGCAAGCCGGTTTCATGGCCCGCGCGGCTGGCGATGCGGGCATGGATATCAACACCTAG
- a CDS encoding phage minor head protein: MAVSFDWRDVYAEEHAAAFTVAKMARIDLLQTVQEHVTRAIQEGRSLKAFAADLRPILEKEGWWGRKTMADPATGAVREAQLGSPRRLEIIYDTNLRSAYSAGRWERFQRSKAVLPLLTYRTMRDSHVRWQHKAWDGVTLPQDDAWWNTHYPPNGWRCRCIAYAIDQAGAQELADAGRPIRYDAPPTTYKDWTNPRTGEVRKLPEGIDPGFDYNPGKARQAKLEQLLKDKETAFAQLQQPERLPSLAKLERFIQQAEVETGYIVDAKGAVIRELKGDADSIDIDAETGAAMTGRVVTHNHTEVGAFSPGDIAVACRWQALEMRAVDALYLYSMRPPASGWDRAFWEDTVKPVYESVQAEVVGKLMSRLQRGEIGEAAFWEELYHRIWTDVATQTGMSYERLPAP; the protein is encoded by the coding sequence TTGGCGGTTTCGTTCGATTGGCGGGATGTTTACGCGGAAGAACATGCAGCGGCGTTTACCGTGGCTAAGATGGCGCGCATCGACCTGCTGCAAACCGTGCAGGAGCATGTGACGCGCGCCATCCAGGAGGGTCGATCGCTAAAGGCGTTCGCCGCCGACCTGCGGCCGATTCTGGAGAAGGAAGGCTGGTGGGGGCGCAAGACCATGGCGGATCCGGCCACGGGCGCAGTCCGCGAGGCGCAATTGGGCAGCCCGCGGCGGCTGGAGATCATCTACGACACCAATTTGCGCAGTGCGTATTCGGCGGGGCGGTGGGAGCGGTTCCAGCGCAGCAAAGCGGTGCTGCCGTTGTTGACCTACCGCACTATGCGCGACAGCCATGTGCGCTGGCAACACAAGGCGTGGGATGGTGTGACGCTGCCCCAGGATGACGCCTGGTGGAATACGCATTATCCACCCAATGGCTGGCGTTGCCGTTGCATCGCCTACGCCATCGACCAGGCCGGTGCCCAAGAATTGGCGGATGCCGGCCGCCCGATCCGCTACGATGCGCCGCCGACTACGTATAAGGATTGGACCAATCCGCGCACGGGCGAGGTGCGGAAGCTGCCGGAAGGGATCGATCCGGGGTTCGATTACAACCCTGGGAAGGCCAGGCAGGCGAAGCTGGAGCAGCTGCTGAAGGACAAGGAGACGGCGTTTGCACAGCTGCAGCAACCGGAGCGGCTGCCGAGTTTGGCAAAGCTGGAGCGCTTCATCCAACAGGCCGAGGTAGAAACCGGCTATATCGTCGATGCCAAGGGCGCGGTTATCCGCGAGCTGAAGGGCGATGCCGATAGCATCGACATCGACGCGGAAACCGGCGCCGCGATGACGGGGCGCGTCGTTACACACAACCATACCGAAGTGGGGGCGTTTTCTCCGGGCGATATCGCCGTGGCGTGCCGCTGGCAAGCGCTGGAAATGCGGGCGGTCGATGCGCTCTACTTATATAGTATGCGTCCGCCGGCGTCCGGCTGGGATCGTGCGTTCTGGGAGGATACCGTCAAGCCGGTTTATGAATCGGTGCAGGCTGAAGTGGTGGGCAAGCTGATGTCGCGCTTGCAGCGGGGCGAGATCGGCGAAGCGGCGTTTTGGGAAGAACTGTATCATCGGATATGGACGGACGTGGCCACGCAAACCGGGATGAGCTATGAGCGATTACCAGCGCCTTGA